Within the Candidatus Reidiella endopervernicosa genome, the region AGGTTGGTTGAGTTTGCTTGGTCGTTACCTCTTGAGATGAAGATCAAGGATGGGGTAGGAAAGTGGCCGCTGCGAGAGGTGCTCTACAAGTATGTTCCCAGAGAGTTGATAGAACGGCCTAAGATGGGATTCGGTGTCCCACTAGATAGCTGGTTGCGGGGTCCGCTACGAGAGTGGGCCGAAGATCTTCTAGATGAACAACGTTTGATTAATGAGGGATACTTTGATGCAGACCCGATACGAATGATGTGGCAGGAGCATATCAGTGGTAAAGCAAATAGGCAGCATCAACTGTGGAGTGTGCTGATGTTTCAGGCGTGGTTGGAAAATCAGTAGACAATGATCTCCTTCTGGCTCTCATTCTTATTTCCTGTTGCAGGTGTTTTTAGCCCATATAGAACAGGACAAGAGCTGCGAATAATCGCGTGGTTTAGTGTCGGATTATTCCTGACAATATTAATTGGTCTTCGTCATGAGGTGGGCGGTGACTGGGTGAATTATCTCCGTCATTATGATATTACCTTGGGGGAGTCATTCTCAGAGGCGGTCGTAACATCTGATCCCGCTTACGCATCGTTAAACTGGCTGATCGGCCTGTTTGATGGCGGTATCTATAGTGTAAATCTTGTCTGTGCAGTGATATTTGTTTTAGGTCTAATAAGGTTATGCCAAAAACAACCCTTGCCTTGGCTGGCTCTTGCAGTGGCCGCCCCCTATCTGGTTACTGTTGTAGCCATGGGTTATACACGCCAGGCAACTGCGCTTGGCATTATAATGTGGGCATTGGCGGGGCTGCGTGAAGGTAAATTAATACGGTACTCAATTCTGGTGGTTTTGGCCTGTACCTTTCATAAGACGGCAGTGATTATGTTTCTTCCCGTAATACTGCTCTCTAAGCGAGGCAAGGTAATTAAAGCCGTTGCAATATCGGCGTTGATGCTAGTCACTGCTGGCGCTCTGCTGGCAGAGCACTATGAAAGGTTGATGAGAAGTTACGTTGACAACCCGATGGTTTCGGAAGGTGGTGAAATAAGGGTGTTAATGAATGTGCTCCCCGCACTGCTGTTGATTATCTCATGGAAACGTTGGCAGATGGTTTGGGATGATAGCGCTGCGTGGGTGTTGATTGCGCTGATGGCGATAGCCTGTTTACCGCTGCTTTCAATAGCATCAACCGTTGCAGATAGATTGGCGCTCTATCTGATTCCACTGCAGCTGGTGGTCTACGCCAGAACGCCACTGTTAATTAATAATATGCAGATGCGTACAGGCTTTGTGCTTGGTGTGCTGGTGATGCATGCGGCCGTTCTATACGTCTGGTTGAATTATGCAGGCCACGCCCATCTTTGGGTGCCTTACAGGAATATTCTCTTTGAGTGATGTAAGCAAGAGAATATTGATCGTTTCCAATACTGCATGGTCGGTATCCAATTTTCGGTTGGGACTGATCAAACGATTACTTCGCGATGGTTGCAGTGTGATGGTGGCAGCCCCGCGTGATGATTCCTCAGTTAAATTGGTTGAGGCGGGTTGCGAGGTCGTGGATATCAAGCTCGACAATAAGGGGATGAACCCGGTGCGCGATGCAGGCGCACTGCTGCAGCTAATCCGACTCTATCGAAATCTCGCGCCATCCTTGGTTCTGCACTACACAATCAAACCGGTAATATACGGAGGGGTGGCTGCACGGTCATTGAAGATACCCTATATCAGTACAATTACCGGACTGGGTACAGTCTTCATCAAGGAAGGATGGGTTACGAGACTTGTCGAGTGGCTCTACCGAATCAGTCAGAAACGTGCTGCAAGGATCTTCTTCCAAAACAGCGACGATCGACTGCTCTTTCAACGCCGTAGACTGGTGCCGGAACAAGCGACGGAACTGGTGCCCGGTTCTGGTATAGATGTCGGCTATTTTGCACTGAACCGTTACCCGTCGAATGGCCGTGCCGTCCGCTTTCTGCTGATTGCTCGCATGCTGCGAGACAAGGGGGTGGTCGAATACGTTGAGGCCGCAAGAATAGTTAAGCAGCGCTACCCAGAGACACGCTTCCAACTGCTGGGTGAGGCGGGTGCCGAGAATCAAACTGCCATCCATCTGGAAGAGATCGAACAGTGGGTGGATGCTGGCTATGTTGAATATCTGGGAACGACTGACGATGTAAGGGGCTATATCACACAGGCAGACTGTGTGGTGCTCCCTTCATACCGCGAAGGGATGCCTCGAACTCTTCTCGAGGCCGCCAGTATGGGGCGTCCTATCGTGACGACCGATGTGCCCGGTTGCCGTGAGGTTGTCAGTGATGGAGTCAACGGTTATCTCTGCAAGGTAAAGAGTGCCGAAAGCCTGGCCGATAGCATCAAGCGCATGCTCAGTGCGAGTGAGACGGAACGGGAACAGATGGGGTTGCGTGGGCGTGAGCTTGTGTTGAGTCGGTTTGACGTGCGTATAGTCGTTAACCAATATATGGCTGTTATCAATCGATATATCGGTTAGAAGATAGTCCAGCAGTGGAACGAATCACGATCAAGAGCGCTTAGATAGAACCGTGCAAGAAAACATCATACTACTCATCATCTCATTCATACTGACGCTCTTTTTAGCAAGCTATCTGCGACCGATGGCCATCAAGGTAGGGCTCGTCGATCTTCCCTCTCAGCGAAAGCACCACAGTGGTGAGGTGCCGCTGCTGGGTGGGGTGGCGATGGGGGTCACATTCCTTGCGGTGCTGATACTGAGTGGTGTTCCGTTAGACGGATATCGGGTTCTGATCGGTGGAGGGCTGTTGCTGATTTTCGTCGGTGTGCTTGATGACATCCATGAGCTCTCGGCCACTGCGCGAATGGTCATCCAGATCAGCGTCGCCCTGCTGATGGTGACACTCGATGGGGTGGTGTCGGCCTCACTGGGAAATCTGCTGGGTCTGGGTAGTATCGAGATGGACGCATGGGCGATCCCCTTCACCGTGCTGGCGGTGGTCGGAGTTATCAACGCCGTAAACATGTCGGACGGTATCGATGGTCTTGCAGGCGGCATTGTTCTGATCGCAGTGGCCTTCCTCGCGTTGGTCGCCGCCCTCTCGGGACGTACTAGTGACTTGACAGTATTGATGGTGTTGATCGGGGTGGTTGCAGGTTTTCTGATCTATAACTTCCCCTCGCGCTTCAGCAACCAGAGCAAGATATTCATGGGTGACTCAGGTAGCACCCTGCTCGGTTTTCTCGTCGTCTGGTTCATGCTATCGCTCTCGCAGGGGGAGGGGAGCGAGCTGCGCCCTGTAACTGCGCTCTGGATCCTTGCCTACCCGATCATGGACATGGCAGCGATCATGATTCGACGCAAACTCAAAGGGCGTTCGCTCTTCGCGCCAGATCGTGAACATCTGCACCACGTATTTCTACTGACAGGCTATTCGAGTAGAAAAACGGTCACGACACTGCTGCTGATTAATCTGCTGCTGGGCAGTATCGGGATTGTCAGCCAGATTATGGGGGTGGCCGAGTATGTGATGTTCTATGCATTTCTACTATTGATGCTTGCCTATCTCTTTGCCTTGCGCCATGCGTGGAAGCTGATGCGCGCAATCAAGAGCGATGGTTGACTTGAACAACGCTTGATTAACGGGCTGGTGCAACTCCGCCAGATGGGTTTCAATACTCACCACCATGAGAATCAGATCGTTACTCACACTACTCCCGCTGCTACTAATGAACTGCCAGATAGAGGCGGCCGGCTCTGCTGATCTCACGTTCCGTGACACCAGCGTCGTACTGACTCTTGAGGAGCTGGAGCTGCCTGAAAGTGAGCAGATGGGGCTCGCTGGCATCAGCTATCTGTTTAGACCAGAGCCCTGGTTCTATGTCGGTGGTTCCGCATACGGCGCGGCGACAGGCGAGCGCGGCGGTTTCTTCACGGGGGGGCTGACGGCCGGGCTTCAGAGCGATCCTGAGCGCTTGATCTCTCTCGATGGTGGTCTGTTTGTTGGTGGTGGTGGCGGTTCTGCCCCACAGGGTGGTGGTCTGATGATACGCCCCCACCTTGGCATCAGTCTCAATAGCGGTATCGGGAGTGTCGGGCTGCAATATTCAGTAGTTCAGTTTCCCAACGGCGATATCGAAAGCAGCCAGTTTGCTCTCTCTCTCTCTCAGCCAACCTCTCTGCTACTCGGCAAAGGGTGGCTTGATGAGGATCGCTTCTTCTGGGCATTCCGAAATCTTGATAGCGAACGGCGGCTCGCTCCACACTCGCGCAGATTCCTGGCAACTCTCAAGTATTACCAACCACCAGAGGGAACCGTAGGTGCGGCCGGCAGCTTGAAAGAGGATGGGCACGCGGTGGTCGGTTTTGAGTGGAACCGTGATTACGACAGTGGATTCTTCTACCGACTTGAATCATCCGGTGCGGCGGGGGGTACCAGTGACGGATTTGCTGAAATCCTCTTCGGTGGTGGCTATGGCATCTCACTGGCTGATCGGACCCGTCTGAAATTGGCTGTCGGTTTCGGCGCGGCAGGTGGCGGCGATGTGGAAACCGGTGGCGGAATTATTGCCGATAGCTATCTCGGTTTTGAGCACCAGTTTCAGAGCGGAATCTCCATCGGTGCCCGGGCTGGTTATCTAATTGCGCCAGACGGTGATTTCGAGGCGCTAACCTCTGCCCTGCAGCTCGGCTACTCCTTCGATGCACCCGATATCACGCCAGCTGGCGGCACGCTAGTGGCGCGTGACGAGTATGCACCTCAATTTATGCGCGTGCGGTTTATGCACCAGAGCTACCTGCCTGAGGAGGGAATGCGACGCAAGGGTGGGGCCGTTGATGATCGTCGCGTTGATCTGATCGGTGCCAAGTTCGACTACATGCTGAATAGGCACGTCTACCTGACCGGTCAGGCGATCTCCGCCTACGCTGGCGGTGCCGGTGGTTATGCCGTTGGCCTGCTCGGTGCGGGCGTTACTCGCCCCTTCTGGCGCCACAGCCGCTTGCAGTGGAATGCCGAGCTGACAGTGGGGGCCGCCGGTGGTGGCGGTCTGCCGGTCGGTGGTGGTTATATCGTCCAGCCGATGGCAGGTATCGAGTATCTACTCACACCGAATATGGGAGTGGCCCTTAACGGTGGTCTGATCTGGGCGCCGGAGGGAGAGCTGACGGCGGGTCTGGTTGAATTTGGGATCAATTACCGTTTCAGTACGGTCGAAAGGCAGTAGAATAGCCACCTAACAAATAGAGATGACATGAGTGTCATTGACGTTTCGGGATTCTGCGCCCATATTTACTGGCCGTGCCCCGGCAGAAACTGCTGCATGGATGAGCTCCCAAGGTTTGAAATGAATAAAGATAAGATCGTCGAATACTACGATACCTGTGACAAGGACTACCGACTCGTGTGGCACCTCGATCGCTGCATGGCGATGCATATGGGTTTCTGGGATGAGGATACCAAGCGCATCAGCGAAGCCCTGATTCGTGAAAACGATATCCTTGCGCAGCAAGCCAATATCACCCCTAACGACCGCGTACTCGATGCAGGCTGTGGTGTCGGTGGTAGTTCAATCCATCTGGCCAAGAACTACGGCTGTCACGTCACCGGCATTACCCTCAGCGGTAAACAGGTAGAGAGTGCTGAGCACTTTGCCGATCGCCACGGTGTCTCCGATAAAACCAATTTCCAGATCGCTGACTACACAAAGACCCCTTTTAAGGATGAGTCCTTTGACGTTATCTGGGCCGTCGAGAGTGTCTGTTACGCCCAGGACAAAAACGATTTCATCAAAGAGGCACACCGTCTGCTCAAGCCGGGTGGCCGTTTAATCGTGGCCGACGGCTTCCAGCGTGCCTCACCGCTATCACCCAAAGAGGAGCGCCTACTCTCAAAAAGCTATCTTGGCTGGGAGGTGCACAATCTTGAGACCGACGCACGCTTCAGAGATGGCATTGAATCGCACTCCTTCTCTAACATTCGTGAAGACGATGTGACGCCGATGGTAATGACCTCGTCACGTCGCCTGCACCTCTACTCCTACCTCGCCTTTTTCGTCAACATCTACGGATGGCTGAGAGGGCGTCGTGGCCGTGTCGAAATGGGAAACGTCGTCGCTGCCTACAATCAGTACAAGAGCCTCAAACGCGGCATCTGGACCTATAAGACCTTCTACGCCGAGAAAATCAGATAACCCATCTTTGCATGGTCGTGCAACTCTGAGAGCACTTTTTATCAAGAGTGTACGGAGCGCATACAGGCTTGATGGTGCTGGTAGTTGATTTCGAAAAATGTGTGACGCAGATTGATGCGTAAATTAATTATTCAGTCAATGCGTTGAATATTTCGAGGTGTTCCTGCTGTGATTCTTATGGTGATCTAATGCTTTTTCTGGATGGGTTGTTTGTGTTTCGATAATAGGTTGTGACGCTTTTGGATGCGCTAATACTTTAGCGCCCTCATTGAGAAGAAAGATTGCCGATGTGTTTGTGTGAGAAATATATATGAGATCAATAGCAAAAAGTTTATAAAATATTTGTTCCCAAAAGCGTTTTGAAGTACAAAGCTTATGATGCACTGATAAAAATACTGGGTCATATTGAACCTCCCCCAGTTTAACGGGTACTTTTAATAAGCGACAATGTCGCAATAGGAGTATCCAAATGACTAGAAAACGCAAGCCATATAAGACCTACACCAAAGAGTTCAAATTAGAAGCGGTTCGCCTGATGGATGAGTCTGATAGACCAGCCACTGATATCGCTATGGAGCTTGGTATTCGGCGTAATCAACTCTACAAATGGAAAGAGCAGTTATCGAATAAAGGAAACAAAGCCTTTGAAGGTCCGGGAAGGCCAAAGAAGCAGGATCAAAGCGAAGTCACCACCCTTCGCCAAGAGAATGAACGGCTGAAAGAGGAGCTTGAAATCCTAAAAAAAGCCGCCGCGTACTTTGCGAGGGATCTCAAGTGAAGTACGCCTTTATTCAATCGCTCAGCACAAAGCATCGAATTATACGGCTCTGTCATGCGCTTGATGTATCAGTGAATGGCTACTATTCATGGTGCAACCGACCTGAAAGCAAGCGCTCCATTGAGGATCGCCAGCTCACCGCTAAAATAAAGCTGTTTCACAAGGCAAGTCGGCAGATCTATGGATCGCCTCGCATCCATAAAGATCTGCAAGAGATGGGCGAACGTGTTGGTGTTAATCGTGTGGCCAGACTGATGAGGGCAAATGACATTGCCTCTAAGATGGCTAGAAAGTTTGTCATAACGACCAACTCAAAGAACACGATGCAGCCCGCACCTGGTCTGCTTAAGCGAGAGTTTGATGTGGAAAGACCCGATAAAGCCTGGGTGTCTGACACCACCTTCATACCGACACGGCAAGGTTGGCTTTATCTGGCCGTCATCATTGATCTCTATTCAAGGCATGTCATAGGCTGGGCGATGAGCAACCATAACAACACCCTGCTGGTGCAGGACGCACTCACGATGGCGATCTGGCGAAGAGGCCGAGTAGAGTCTGTAGTTGTGCACTCAGACCAGGGCAGCACCTATGCTTCAGGAGACTACCAGAGGTTGTTGAAAGAGAGCTCATTACGTTGCAGCATGAGCCGTAAAGGTGAATGCCTGGATAATGCGGTGGCGGAAAGTTTCTTCGGTACACTTAAGACCGAACTGGTAGATTACGAAGATTACAAAACCAAACAGGAAGCAAAGCAGAGTCTGTTTGAATACATCGAAGTCTTTTATAACAGACGCAGGCGTCACTCGTACTTGGGGTATGTAAGTCCTGCAGAATACGAGGCAAAGTGTGCCTCTTAATTATTTCATCCGTTAAACTGGGGAGCCTCATATCTATATATCAATGGATGGATTCAAAGCATGGATCAGAGAAGGCCGGTTGATGCTGATGGTAATCCGGTGCCGTGGATGAACTATTCGATTATTGGTGTTTTAAACGAAAGGCTGAATAGTAAGATGTCATTGTTTGAGTATGGTAGCGGATATTCAACATGCTACTTTGCGAATAGAGTTAAAAGCGTTACCTCTGTTGAGTACGATAAAAGTGGTTGTCTTTGGTTGAGGAAATGGTTCCTAGTAATGTGAAGCTTGTGTTTATGTCTAAAGATATTGATGGCGATTACTGTCGTGTGATTAGCTCCATGGATGAGAAGTTTGACGTAGTTATAGTGGACGGAAGAGATAGAGTGAATTGTATAAAGCAGAGTGCGAACGCTGACCGCCATGGATAGCGAAGCGAAGGCGGTTAGTCCGCGATAGTCGACGCCGTCTGCCTATTCGTAGTTGAGAGCGCGAGCGAACGACGAAGAAGATGCAGCAGCGGCTTTATGTCGGCGTAGAGTCACTGAGGGAGTTGTGTAGAGCCGCGAAGAGGTGATTACGCAACGTACGCAGGACGGTCGGGGCGCCGTAGGCATAAACGGTCGCGTTAAGTATTTGCCGCTTGCTTGGGCTTGGACGCCCAAAACAAGCTTCCGCAAAAATAGCGACTCCCCGGTGTATT harbors:
- a CDS encoding EpsG family protein produces the protein MISFWLSFLFPVAGVFSPYRTGQELRIIAWFSVGLFLTILIGLRHEVGGDWVNYLRHYDITLGESFSEAVVTSDPAYASLNWLIGLFDGGIYSVNLVCAVIFVLGLIRLCQKQPLPWLALAVAAPYLVTVVAMGYTRQATALGIIMWALAGLREGKLIRYSILVVLACTFHKTAVIMFLPVILLSKRGKVIKAVAISALMLVTAGALLAEHYERLMRSYVDNPMVSEGGEIRVLMNVLPALLLIISWKRWQMVWDDSAAWVLIALMAIACLPLLSIASTVADRLALYLIPLQLVVYARTPLLINNMQMRTGFVLGVLVMHAAVLYVWLNYAGHAHLWVPYRNILFE
- a CDS encoding glycosyltransferase family 4 protein, which produces MQATPIFGCLTGIFSLSDVSKRILIVSNTAWSVSNFRLGLIKRLLRDGCSVMVAAPRDDSSVKLVEAGCEVVDIKLDNKGMNPVRDAGALLQLIRLYRNLAPSLVLHYTIKPVIYGGVAARSLKIPYISTITGLGTVFIKEGWVTRLVEWLYRISQKRAARIFFQNSDDRLLFQRRRLVPEQATELVPGSGIDVGYFALNRYPSNGRAVRFLLIARMLRDKGVVEYVEAARIVKQRYPETRFQLLGEAGAENQTAIHLEEIEQWVDAGYVEYLGTTDDVRGYITQADCVVLPSYREGMPRTLLEAASMGRPIVTTDVPGCREVVSDGVNGYLCKVKSAESLADSIKRMLSASETEREQMGLRGRELVLSRFDVRIVVNQYMAVINRYIG
- a CDS encoding hypothetical protein (catalyzes the formation of alpha-N-acetylglucosaminyl-pyrophosphoryl-undecaprenyl from alpha-N-acetylglucosaminyl 1-phosphate and the lipid carrier undecaprenyl phosphate), which codes for MQENIILLIISFILTLFLASYLRPMAIKVGLVDLPSQRKHHSGEVPLLGGVAMGVTFLAVLILSGVPLDGYRVLIGGGLLLIFVGVLDDIHELSATARMVIQISVALLMVTLDGVVSASLGNLLGLGSIEMDAWAIPFTVLAVVGVINAVNMSDGIDGLAGGIVLIAVAFLALVAALSGRTSDLTVLMVLIGVVAGFLIYNFPSRFSNQSKIFMGDSGSTLLGFLVVWFMLSLSQGEGSELRPVTALWILAYPIMDMAAIMIRRKLKGRSLFAPDREHLHHVFLLTGYSSRKTVTTLLLINLLLGSIGIVSQIMGVAEYVMFYAFLLLMLAYLFALRHAWKLMRAIKSDG
- a CDS encoding SAM-dependent methyltransferase, with translation MNKDKIVEYYDTCDKDYRLVWHLDRCMAMHMGFWDEDTKRISEALIRENDILAQQANITPNDRVLDAGCGVGGSSIHLAKNYGCHVTGITLSGKQVESAEHFADRHGVSDKTNFQIADYTKTPFKDESFDVIWAVESVCYAQDKNDFIKEAHRLLKPGGRLIVADGFQRASPLSPKEERLLSKSYLGWEVHNLETDARFRDGIESHSFSNIREDDVTPMVMTSSRRLHLYSYLAFFVNIYGWLRGRRGRVEMGNVVAAYNQYKSLKRGIWTYKTFYAEKIR
- a CDS encoding transposase translates to MTRKRKPYKTYTKEFKLEAVRLMDESDRPATDIAMELGIRRNQLYKWKEQLSNKGNKAFEGPGRPKKQDQSEVTTLRQENERLKEELEILKKAAAYFARDLK
- a CDS encoding IS3 family transposase; this encodes MKYAFIQSLSTKHRIIRLCHALDVSVNGYYSWCNRPESKRSIEDRQLTAKIKLFHKASRQIYGSPRIHKDLQEMGERVGVNRVARLMRANDIASKMARKFVITTNSKNTMQPAPGLLKREFDVERPDKAWVSDTTFIPTRQGWLYLAVIIDLYSRHVIGWAMSNHNNTLLVQDALTMAIWRRGRVESVVVHSDQGSTYASGDYQRLLKESSLRCSMSRKGECLDNAVAESFFGTLKTELVDYEDYKTKQEAKQSLFEYIEVFYNRRRRHSYLGYVSPAEYEAKCAS